The following are encoded in a window of Methanobrevibacter sp. genomic DNA:
- a CDS encoding DUF354 domain-containing protein, which produces MKIWIDISNAPHVRFFKDVIKYFEDEGEDVLVTARRFGDIHKLMDMYDIDFISVGKHGVTLEEKLKESAQRVVDLADLVAGENFDVALSKHSIELPRVAFGLGIPSLFVLDNEHAMAANKLTLPLCSKIIVPSIIDEWKLMQYGANPNDIIKYNGTSELMHFNNFVFNENIFDDLGLDLPLQRTILMRPEPSLASYLNTDCRKSVLSPVVDVLKEYANILILPRFKEQADIFEGIKNVTILKPPVDTSSIIKACDLVIGAGGTMNREAAILQTPVISCYPGDTLSVDQFYVNNGLMYRTTDLDEITQQALNFIVNPHEPIELKTDNLFELIIKKTYELGNSKK; this is translated from the coding sequence ATGAAGATTTGGATTGATATATCAAATGCGCCCCATGTAAGATTTTTCAAGGATGTCATCAAGTATTTTGAAGATGAGGGAGAAGATGTTCTAGTCACAGCTCGCAGATTCGGTGACATTCATAAATTGATGGATATGTATGACATAGATTTCATATCAGTAGGCAAGCATGGAGTCACATTAGAGGAAAAGCTTAAGGAAAGTGCACAGCGTGTAGTGGATTTGGCGGATTTGGTTGCTGGTGAGAACTTTGATGTAGCCCTTTCAAAGCATTCAATCGAACTTCCAAGAGTGGCATTTGGCCTTGGAATTCCAAGCCTCTTTGTTTTGGATAATGAGCATGCGATGGCTGCAAATAAGTTGACACTTCCATTATGCAGCAAGATCATTGTTCCAAGCATTATCGATGAGTGGAAACTGATGCAATATGGTGCAAATCCAAATGACATCATAAAATATAATGGAACTTCAGAGCTTATGCACTTCAACAACTTTGTGTTCAATGAAAATATCTTTGATGATTTGGGACTTGACTTGCCACTTCAAAGGACTATACTCATGAGGCCTGAACCATCCCTTGCTTCCTATTTGAATACAGATTGCAGAAAATCAGTCTTGTCTCCTGTTGTTGATGTATTGAAGGAGTATGCGAACATTCTCATTCTTCCTAGATTCAAGGAACAGGCGGATATCTTTGAAGGAATCAAGAATGTGACAATACTTAAGCCTCCTGTTGACACTTCAAGCATTATCAAGGCATGTGATCTTGTAATCGGTGCTGGTGGTACAATGAACAGGGAAGCGGCAATTCTACAGACTCCTGTAATCTCATGTTATCCTGGAGACACATTATCTGTAGATCAGTTCTATGTAAACAATGGATTGATGTATAGGACCACTGACTTGGATGAAATCACTCAACAGGCTTTGAATTTCATTGTTAATCCACATGAACCTATTGAACTCAAAACAGATAATCTGTTTGAATTGATCATAAAAAAGACTTATGAATTGGGAAATTCTAAAAAATAG
- a CDS encoding MarR family transcriptional regulator, which yields MNKENIIEERINGFDQLDNRLLFHKFIMINEILDKRNKKQNPAMKSVTKGQGRLIIFLKRKDKLSTKALSEILNVSVTSLNETLNKLEQQNFIRKVPSEQDKRVLLVELTEEGRALEFKNHEDIDIFDSLSEKEKENLNEYLNRLTASLHNKFKEENPERYEKIIKNRNEIFEKYFKDNNHNEWLELIDCKK from the coding sequence ATGAACAAGGAAAATATCATTGAAGAGAGGATCAATGGATTTGATCAGTTAGACAATCGATTATTGTTCCATAAGTTCATCATGATAAATGAGATTCTGGATAAAAGAAACAAAAAGCAGAATCCGGCAATGAAAAGCGTTACAAAAGGACAAGGCAGACTGATCATTTTCTTAAAGAGAAAGGACAAGCTATCCACTAAAGCATTGTCTGAAATATTGAATGTCAGTGTCACTTCCCTTAATGAAACCTTAAACAAACTGGAGCAGCAGAATTTCATTAGAAAGGTTCCATCAGAGCAAGACAAAAGAGTTTTGCTTGTTGAATTGACAGAAGAGGGAAGAGCCCTTGAATTCAAGAACCATGAGGACATCGACATCTTTGACTCCCTAAGTGAAAAGGAAAAGGAAAATCTCAATGAATACTTGAATCGATTAACTGCATCCCTTCATAATAAATTCAAGGAAGAGAATCCTGAAAGATATGAGAAAATTATTAAAAACAGAAATGAAATCTTTGAAAAGTACTTTAAGGACAACAATCATAATGAATGGTTGGAACTGATTGATTGTAAAAAATAG
- the hypA gene encoding hydrogenase maturation nickel metallochaperone HypA yields MHEFAMAQGIFSTVMDTAEANDAIEVTEMVIEIGRLAMLNPEQLKFMLGVMCEGEELTKNVEMIINTIDVEIKCHNCGFEGEGNVDDSDHYAPMVLCPKCESHRVEVTNGKEITVRSISIEKDDDEN; encoded by the coding sequence TTTTCAGCACAGTTATGGACACTGCAGAAGCTAATGATGCGATTGAAGTAACTGAAATGGTTATTGAAATTGGAAGATTGGCTATGTTGAATCCGGAACAATTGAAGTTTATGCTTGGCGTTATGTGTGAAGGAGAAGAACTGACAAAAAACGTCGAGATGATCATTAATACTATTGATGTTGAAATCAAATGTCACAATTGTGGCTTTGAAGGTGAAGGTAATGTTGACGACAGTGACCATTATGCACCTATGGTCTTATGCCCTAAATGTGAAAGCCATAGGGTCGAAGTGACAAATGGTAAAGAAATTACTGTCAGAAGCATCAGCATTGAAAAAGATGATGATGAAAATTAG